Below is a genomic region from Bordetella pertussis 18323.
CGCTGCCGGCGCCGGACCTGCCCGAGGCCGACAACCAGCGCGCCATCGCCTATGTGCGTCCGCACGATATCGACCTGGCCCGCGCGGGCACGGCCGCTCCCGGCATCCCGGTGCGCCTGAACCACGTGTACCTGGCCGGACCCAGCGCCTACCTCGAACTGGCGCGCCAGGACGATCAGGCCATCATCGAGGCGCAAGTGCCTGAACCGCTGTTCCGCAGCCTGGGCCTCAAGGAGGGCGAGGCGCTGCTGGCCCAGCCGCGCCGCGCGCGCGTTTTCGCGGTGCAGCCATGATGGCGGCCCGTCCCCTCGCCGCCATCGCCGGCCTGACGGCCGCCGCCGCCGCCCGCTGGCACGACCTGCAGTCGCTCCTGGCGATCATCGCGCGGCAGTATCCCGACGCGGCGCTGGCTTCCTCGCTGGCCGCCGAAGACATGGTGCTGACCCACGCCATCTATGCCGGCGGGCTGGACCTGGAGGTGTTCACCCTGGATACGGGCCGGCTGCATACCGAGACCCTCGGCGTGCTGGACGCGGTGGCCACGCGCTACGGGCGCGCCATCACGGTTTACCGGCCCGACGCCGCCGCGGTGCAGGCGCATGTGGACGCGCACGGCATGCACGCCTTCTATGAAAGCGTGGCGTTGCGCAAGGCCTGCTGCGAAATCCGCAAGGTCGAGCCTTTGCGCCGCGCGCTGGCCGGGCGCGGCGCCTGGATCACCGGGCAGCGCCGCGCGCAATCGGCCACCCGCGGCGAACTGCCCGACGAGGAGCGCGACCCCGTGTTCGGCCTCTACAAGTTCAACCCGCTGGCGGCGTGGAACGAGGCCGATGTGTGGAGCGTCATTCGCGCGCTGGGCATCCCGTACAACCCGCTGCACGACCAGGGCTACCCGTCCATCGGCTGCGAACCCTGTACGCGCGCCGTCCGCCCGGGCGAGGACGTGCGGGCCGGCCGTTGGTGGTGGGAATCGTCGGACTCGAAGGAATGCGGCCTGCATGCCGGCAACCGGGTCATCCAGATCGAGGCCCGGCTGCCTGAGGCCCGGATTGCTACAGACATCGATAACGCAGACAGAAAGGAAACGCCAATGAGCGCCGTCATGACCCGCAGCCATCTCGACTGGCTCGAATCCGAAGCGATCTTCATCCTGCGCGAGGTCGCGGCCGAATGCGCCCGGCCCGCGCTGCTGTTTTCCGGCGGCAAGGACTCGGTCGTCCTGCTGCGGCTGGCCGAGAAGGCCTTTCGTCCGGGCAGGTTCCCGTTCCCCTTGCTGCACATCGACACCGGGCACAACTACGACGAGGTGATCTCCTTCCGCGACGCCCGCGCCGCAGAACTGGGCGAGACGCTGCTGGTGCGCAGCGTCGAGGATTCGATCGCCCGCGGCAGCGTGGCGTTGCGGCGCGAAACCGACTCGCGCAACGCCGCCCAGGCCGTGACCCTGCTGGAGGCGATCGAGGAGCTGGGGCTGGATGCCTGCATCGGCGGAGCCCGGCGCGACGAGGAAAAGGCGCGCGCCAAGGAACGCATCTTTTCCTTCCGCGACGAGTTCGGCCAATGGGACCCCAAGGCCCAGCGCCCGGAACTCTGGAACCTGTTCAACACCCGCGTGCACCGGGGCGAAAACATGTGGGTGTTCCCGATTTCCAACTGGACCGAACTGGATGTGTGGCAGTACATCCAGCGCGAGCGCCTGGCGCTGCCGTCGATCTACTACAGCCATACCCGCGAGGTGGTGCGGCGCAAGGGGTTGCTGGTGCCGGTCACGCGCCTGACGCCGCCGGCGAAGGGCGAAACCGTCGAGCAGCTGGCCGTGCGTTTCCGCACCGTGGGCGATATCTCGTGCACCTGCCCGGTGGCCTCCGATGCGGCCGATCCGGCTGCCATCATCGCCGAGACCGCGGTCACCGACATCACCGAGCGCGGCGCCACCCGGATGGACGACCAGACCTCCGAGGCGTCGATGGAACGCCGCAAACGCGAAGGCTACTTCTGAGCCGGCCCGCACCTGAACACCGGCGCGCCTGGCGCGCCCACTGGGGACATGCATGAACGCTTTGAACGATTCTTTCCTGGCCGGCGCCGACAACGGCGTGCTGCGGCTGATCACCGCCGGTTCGGTCGACGACGGCAAGTCGACGCTGATCGGCCGACTGCTGTACGACAGCAAGGGCGTCTTCGCCGACCAGCTCGACGCCATCTCGCGCGCCAAGCACAAGCGCGTGGCCGGCGACGGCATCGATTTCTCGCTGCTGACCGACGGCCTGGAGGCCGAGCGCGAGCAGGGCATCACCATCGATGTGGCCTACCGCTATTTTTCGACACCCTTGCGCAAGTTCATCATCGCCGACGCGCCGGGCCACGAGCAGTACACGCGCA
It encodes:
- the cysD gene encoding sulfate adenylyltransferase subunit CysD, yielding MDNADRKETPMSAVMTRSHLDWLESEAIFILREVAAECARPALLFSGGKDSVVLLRLAEKAFRPGRFPFPLLHIDTGHNYDEVISFRDARAAELGETLLVRSVEDSIARGSVALRRETDSRNAAQAVTLLEAIEELGLDACIGGARRDEEKARAKERIFSFRDEFGQWDPKAQRPELWNLFNTRVHRGENMWVFPISNWTELDVWQYIQRERLALPSIYYSHTREVVRRKGLLVPVTRLTPPAKGETVEQLAVRFRTVGDISCTCPVASDAADPAAIIAETAVTDITERGATRMDDQTSEASMERRKREGYF